TTATATTAATTAAAGGATGCCCTATATTTTTACATTCTATCTTTAAATTATCACTATATTCTAATTTTAAATCAGTATAACTATCTTTTTCAGATTTAAAATTCTCTCCATTGAAACTATTAAATTGAATATTTTTATTTAAACTTGTTTTTTCATCAGAATCATATATATTAGGAAAAGAAATTTTATCATTTATATGAGTTAAAACAGCTAAACTTGCAAGGCTTTCTATTTGCCCTATACCATTTAGCCATTTTTCTATTTTATCGCCATATTTTAATTTCCAAGCCTCTAGTGAAAAAACACATTGATAATCCCAAAGAAAAAATATATTTAAAACTATATATAAAATACCATTGTACCTTAAATTAACCTTCTCGGAAATTATATTTAATTCCTTTATAGCTTTAATAGAACTCTCTTTTTCATTAAAAAGTACTTTCTTTATACTCTTTAATTTTTCACACTCTATTTCTTCCTTTTCTATTAGCTTTAACACTTTACTATAGGTTTGAAAATTATATTTAAGTTTATCTATAGATTGCAGGATAGCATTAATTTTTAAAGCTTGTAACATCCATATTAAGCATTGAACGATACCTAAAACTCCTACTAAAGTATATAGATTTTTAAGCTTTAATATGATTATACCTAGTGATAAAGGCACTGTAATTAATGGCATTATGTACAATATATTTTTTATTACTTTACTTTTTATTAAAATATCATTTCCCATTATATATTTCATAAGTTTTTCTGTGCTTTTTAGCTTTTCTTTATATTTTCCTGTTGTATATTCTAAGTTTTGACAAAACTCTAATTTTTCTCCTAACTCCTTTACAGCCCTTTGTTTTAAAATTATTTCATCTTTATTTTTATTTGGCTCTAATAATAATTTTGCTAAATTATCTCTACCATCTTTGGTATTAGTTGTGTTTATAAGCTGAAAAAGTGATTCTTTTCCCACTATATCTAAATCTCCAGAATAAGGATGGTCTTCTAAAATAAATTCTTCCCCTCTATCCTGAAATTCTGTCCATTGTCCATTGATTCTATCTATATATTTTTTATTTATATTTATCATTTCTTTAGAAAATTTAAGTTTATTCTTTATATTACTGTGCTTTATTATTAATGCTATAAATATACCTGTCATTAAAATGGATAACCCTAAATATTTACTATAAACACTTGAATTTAATGCTTTATAAATAAAATATATAAGCCCTATCATAGATATCAATCTAAAAGTTCCCAATATACTATAAATATTACTATATTCTTTAATATTTTTTTCCTGCTCTTCTATTTTAATTAAAAATTTATCCTCTAACATTTAAACCCCT
Above is a window of Clostridium sporogenes DNA encoding:
- a CDS encoding DNA mismatch repair protein MutS, encoding MLEDKFLIKIEEQEKNIKEYSNIYSILGTFRLISMIGLIYFIYKALNSSVYSKYLGLSILMTGIFIALIIKHSNIKNKLKFSKEMININKKYIDRINGQWTEFQDRGEEFILEDHPYSGDLDIVGKESLFQLINTTNTKDGRDNLAKLLLEPNKNKDEIILKQRAVKELGEKLEFCQNLEYTTGKYKEKLKSTEKLMKYIMGNDILIKSKVIKNILYIMPLITVPLSLGIIILKLKNLYTLVGVLGIVQCLIWMLQALKINAILQSIDKLKYNFQTYSKVLKLIEKEEIECEKLKSIKKVLFNEKESSIKAIKELNIISEKVNLRYNGILYIVLNIFFLWDYQCVFSLEAWKLKYGDKIEKWLNGIGQIESLASLAVLTHINDKISFPNIYDSDEKTSLNKNIQFNSFNGENFKSEKDSYTDLKLEYSDNLKIECKNIGHPLINIKDRVCNDLTMKNNILLITGSNMSGKTTFLRTLGINLVLAYSGAPVCAEKMSSSLMDIYTSMRITDDLKSGISTFYRELIKIKNIINHSKNKIPMIFLIDEIFRGTNSKDRYIGAKNVLFNLNKPWIIGGLTTHDLELCVLDKDERIKNYHFSEYYKNNEIYFDYKIKKGQSTTTNAKYLMNMVGIEILEE